A segment of the Cotesia glomerata isolate CgM1 linkage group LG2, MPM_Cglom_v2.3, whole genome shotgun sequence genome:
AACACACAGTTAGATGGACGTAGAATGTCTGCAGGCCATGTGCAAGGCCGGATTAATTCCATGGCTAACCCGGGCTCGACAGACATATTTCTATCAATACCAACGTTGTCAACAGCTACAACTACGACTTCAACAGTCACAACTACGATGAGTAGCAGAGTCTCCGATAACTCAACAGTTCAGCGTTCCTCACAGGCCAACAATGAGTTACTCCAACAGAGTACTCCGGCTGGAGGCGCTTTCCAAAACAGGAACCAATACTTTGCACCACCAGGGGACCGTCGTTCAGAGGAAATTAATTTACCCCCTGAGATGCAAAGAACTTTTAACCGTTTAGACCAAGCGACAGAAACAGTACGTCGAATGAGTACTGAACAGAGGACtataaatcaagaaaattcttTAGCCATTACTCGTCTGTCGCAGATATTGGAGGATGTGGTTCATTCTCAACGTGATTTGATGAACAGAATTGGCAGCCGTGACAATTCCGTATGGTCAAATTCTCCAGTTGATTTCAACATTACTGACTGTCAACTACGGGGTACAACCCTAGCCCCTCCGGGTCAAGGTTTGGCAGGGGGGGATGGAACAGCTCATCCGTCGGGTCCGAGAAATCAACCGGAGAATAACAGAGACAGGACTGAGGCTGAGCAAAATATTCCTCTATCAGAAAGGATCAATTTCCTCAATCACCGACTGAATCAGCTTCACCTTTCCCAGAATCAACAACAGACAGGTGCACGAGGTGACTCTTCGTTTCATAACCGAGATAGTTTTGGACGAAGGTCAGGCCACGACTCCCAAGGCCAATACACAGGGCCGGGGATGGCTCTACCTCCGTTCCAAAGTCCATACCAAAATTTGAACAGAGGCACCAGGTACTTTATGCACGAAAGAAGGCGCAAAGATATTTTATCAAGTCTGAAGCTTGGTAACCTGATCTTTCCACAAGATAGAATGTCTGTCGAAGAATTTCTGCATGCGGTCGAGAGCAGAGCACACCGTGAAGGCTGGACAGAAGACGAAGTCCTGGGTTCCATGGGGTACATACTCCGAGGAACACCAGCACGCTGGTTTGATAACAACTACCAGCGCTGGGGTTCTTATACTCAATTCAAGATGGAATTCCGCAAGGCTTTTGGTAGTGCAATGACAGATTACCAAATAATTCACGATATTGGTAAACTGAGGATGAAACCCGGGGAAAATTTCACGGAGTTTGTGTTAAAGGTTCAGCAAAAATATTTGACCATGATGAGTCCTCCATCCATAGAGGATCAAGTGACAAATATTAGAAACTATCTAACTGATGAACTGCGAACTCTGGTTTTCTCTAGGCCGGTATACTCATACGAAGACCTTTTGAACGCTCTGCATGAAGCCTCGAGGTGCATCGAAGAAGCTGGACAGTCTTGTCAGACTCAAGAAACAGTAAAGCCCCAGGAGAAGACAAAGGTTGGGGTGATTGGGCCTACAGTCGAAAAAGGGAGCTGCCAGGAAGAAGAGTTGGAACTATCAGGCTACAGAACTCCAACCACATCGTACGATAATAAGTATGGGGTTCAGGTGAGAACAAACCAGAACCATTATCGGCAGCCTCATAGATTTCAGACTCCAAGAATTCCCAGGCCGTGTTACAACTGTGGTGTTCCTGGACACTCCTTTGTGGGTTGCGAAAACCCTAGACAAGATGTCTGTAACAATTGTCTCAAAATTGGTCACACTCGACAAAACTGTCCGCTGTTGACAATCGATAACCGTAGGAAAAGCTCTTTGGATAGTGTAAACTCTAGTGAGCAGTGTAATGATCCCAGAACTGAAAATGAACGGAAAACCCACTTACACCTGTCCCTAGTTCCCCGTCGGTTCAGTTCGTTCAAGGAGCAGCAATGGGGTCTAGTGAGGGTTCGATAAATGTTGAGACATCTGGCTGCTCAGAGCTAAGACAGGCTTTTAAGCTACCTTGCTCTGATTCAGGCCCATCAACATCATCTGCGGCATAGTCTATGGACACAGTTAACTTCAATCAACGCATCTCTTTGGCCAGAAGATCAACCAGCAATTATAAAACAGGGCAGTAGGCTATTTGATGATCCTAGTTGTACTATAATTAACACTGATAGTAAGACTTATACTAATTGTACTCTATTTTCTTTAGCAGGGAATCAGGAGAGCAATGAACCTGTAATTTTGATGGAAAATGAACTGGACCTAGGTTTTGAAGTTGAGAATGACAAGACCCATCTGTGGTCCCAGAACACAGGCCCTGGAGGCTGGTCCGCGAATCAAGAGGCCCCTAATAACACACTGGAAACGTCATCTAGGGCAGCTTTCATTCCTAGAATGCTCTAGAGTGAATCTTCGTCAACGAAGGTCAACTCCAAGCTAGCTGAAGGAAAGGTTTTCATCTCAGGAACAGGTCCAAGGCCTCCAATAGTTACGGCTAAGATCCCTGTGTCCTTGTGGATATTTGGAGTCATTCTGAATGGTATCTTGGACACTGGTAGTAAGAGATCATATATTAACAGCAAGATATATGATGATTTAAAAGAACTTGCTTCGGGTGAACTTAGGACGGACGAAACTAAGGAACAAGTTGCGGGGAACAATATCTAAGTGTTCTTGAAAACCTCAGTCACCCAATAGTTTTGGGTATGGACTTCGCTCTCCAGTTTGAGGTCATAATAGACGGCAAGAACAAAACCTGGCACTTCAATGGAAGTCGAGAACTACATCCGTTCGAGTCggtttattttgaagaaagaCACCCAGATTCCGGTGTAACCACGACGGAGCAAGACCAAGACTCCCAGGAATATTTCAGACGTGAGTCGAAAAAAGTTCAGGGACTTGTCAATCCAGGGACTCACGAATATTATTGGAGATGAGATAATATTGAAACCCGAGGCTATTCCGGTAAGGGGTGTCAGGCCTTTTTGTTGTAAACGCCCGGGTGACAGTCTGGCAGGGGGGAgtgtaacagggaaaatcgaacttcccggggtcattatcgacccCGATAATTGACGCACGGTAGGTAAGGGTTTTCCCttacttttcgatttttgacaagagtttcgacttgtcaccgggcgtgctaatcAAGATTCCCCACTACTGTTCCCGGAAAATGAAGCGGGGCGTaacaataggaaagttcgagagcctgagctgagggttataaaagagcGAGCACGAAAAACATcgaggctttttcccttctggaagccagtggcctttGCCTTGTGTGAATCAGTGAACTTGTTGAGATTAGATAAGTCAAGAGAGTGCAGTTTTGAACGCCGACGATAGAAATCAACTACTGAGGAGTTTATTACGGTATTTGGAATTGGACAAGCCCTGACCGGAAGCTAACATAGTGGTTTGAGACGACAAGACGTCAAGCGGCGGAGCCAGCCAAGTTGGACCGGAGTATCAGTCGTCGttggataaaacaataattgagtctccaggtattttcgattaatttaggccaaaattgattattaatttaattaagaggctgaaataattaaaattaatttctcgagcggtcatttttatattagcaaGTTTTGTACTTTAGAAATTCATGCGCCAAGGTCATTTAGCTAGTTTTTGTtattggatatttattttaaaagaatgagattaatagtttatttgtgaatttactgtagagaatttataagtaatttattataggcctgttggctatgataaattaattttagttaagaattttcgagatacaaagaaaagtaaatttgaataagaaatgaaaatgcgtAATTAAGTCAGTGAAGGTCATTCTAGAATGTATGTAGTTAAGAGTTGTATTGAGACGCTTAGGATTCGAATAGTTGatgtttagaattttgtctaggaagattaaatttagtaaatccTGTAATGAGTtcagtagaatttattaattgaaaatattagtagaaaatttagtaagtgAACTAGTACAGAAATTTAGTGATTATGTAatgtagtaaaatttatttgcagtAAACAAGTGTTGACGTAAAATTTAGTAGATTATGATAGTATTGTaaagttttggaaaattaaatttaggccggtggataaatgtaattgaattgtttaagTTAGAAAAGTgcaaaatcaattattaaataattgattgaattaaggataatttattagataaattcgataagaaaatttggtgaatttggtaaatttagttaatctggagattaaatttatttaaggaaaattggttaaaatattatttaagaaaatttgagaaatcAAGTTAACGTCCGGTGGATGATTTTATATGGAATTGAATAAGATTATATGGTATTCCGTCAGGTAGACGAGgttgtttatgtgaaattagttcagataattgaataattaagaagtttttattgggtaaaacatgttgtttgttattccgtcagttggacgagggtttaagaaattaagaatctagatgcgtaatggtctatgattaaatttagaaattaggaatctagatgcgtaatggtctatgattgaattaggaaattaaggatagatgcgtaatggtctatgtagagttaagaaattaagaagatagatgcgtaatgatctatagttgaaagaatttaaggatatttagttataatttttggcaagtgcctgcgtaggtgagaggtcctcacaattaagtaattgataggttaattttaagggtaatattattaaggaattttgtgaaaataaaattgtttatattgaataaataattaaattgttaataattgtttctcagtattaatttttcagcctttctcaacttctcacgacccgatctttccttctcatgctccccggtttctgggacaccgagtataaaatcccagtggcgcccttttcaaagaggaaaggggtgaccaattggacagggctaaccaccccgttacaaCATAACcatttgatttttgtttaatcaACACAGGTGGTAGTAAGAATCCTCCTTTTAATAATTGCCAAAGACTAGAACGTCGTACTGGGCAACATGTGATAGTCTTGCATTTtacaatttgtaaaaaatattgtgactTACGTACGTGATTAGCATACCAAGTAgcattatttttcaacatcATAGTAGGATTAGCTTCGAGTCTGGTGTCAGTTGGTACAACATATTCGGCAACTACAGGAAATTCATCAATGACTAATTTGCTCCAAATATCAGCTAACACATTTCCTGCACTTTCAAAGTTCCGTTTTTCTAGTTCCAAATCAGTAGTTCGATTACTTGAATCGAGATGTGACCCAAAATCATCATGATTTAATATTACACCAGTAAGTTCACGACTAAGAGGTGCCATGCGTCGTTCGACTCTGTTAAATGCACTCCTTCCTGGGGCATTTGTAGCTATAAAAATTGCATCTAAatcaaaatctttaaaatgttttatagCTGAAATTATAACCCGCTCGTACCGTAGATTTTCATCAGGACCACCATCGCATGTGAGAATAAATACAGGTTTTACCAAACCTTCTCTAGTTCTTAATAAGTTTTCGAAAGTCGGTAATTCAGAAAGCTTATGAATGTCAATGGCATGAGTCTCTGCATTGGAAGATGAATGTTTTCCACTACGAATTGCTACGTATGTAGGACCAGAGTACGTCACAGCTTCAGGTGATCCTTCAccatctttttttattagaatgcCCGCATAAACAGATGGAATAAGTTTATGTTTCTCGGCGACTACAAAATCATGATCTGGCAATTGGACACGGTAATCAAGATGCATTAATATTGGTGCTTGAGCGTTAGCTGCTGTAATGCCTAAAGGTACACGTGCTTTATCATccatcgataaaaaaaaacttggtcCGGACCCAAAATTGAAGCTACAGATTCAAGATTTCGTATAGTAGCGGTACAAAATTTGCCATCTTTATGCTTTGAATGTAACGTAGAGTCTGGTTTACAAAGCTTGACAGGAACGGTTACGACATGTTTTTTACCTTCCTCTGTATTTACTCGCTTGGGAAGAAGTCTCAAATACAATCCTGAGCGACTGATAGTATAGCCTTGCTTAAACAGTTCAGCTTGCAAGTCGTCTAATGTCTTACAACATCTTATAACTTCAGTACGATGGCGATCATCAGCTGCGCCACCAAAAAGAGcaattgattttattacttCAAGTAAACCGGATTGATTTTCCTCAACTCTAGGCCGACCAAAAGTATTTCGAAGTTTAAGAGCAGTTGCTACATCAGGATTATTTTCACAcagttctaaaattttttgttttttagtatcacgactttttttttggcgTTCCGCTGCGtcgatttttcttttcaatgaGGTCTTTTCTGCTTGAATATCTTTTCTTaatgttgttatttttttggtagCATCATCTGTCGCTATACCAGCATCACGTGCTAATACTAAGCTATTGAGCTCAGATTCGagtacaataattttattcttggaAGCCTGTTGACTAGGTGTTGGTTTAGCTACTATTTGAAGTGATTGACATCTACTCGATTCTgtcataacatttttaatttcttctgaATTACTCAGTTTAGTGTCCTTCtgtaattaaaagtaaacatgtaatatattaaataaaattagcaaccccgagtattaaatatcaaGCAAAACTTCGAACAAACAGAGATAGAAAGATATATGTAATTACGgactattttataataatctaaATTAAAGATGTTTAACTGATTTAACCTAATTAgttgtattataaattttgaacttacTTTACTGTCTTGTGGCTTTACTAGTGCTAATGCCTTTGATGAAGAAGGATTCTTTGAGAAAAAACTCAAAAGTGTCCCcttttttttcgtcaatttcacttgtaattctttaatttttgattctgTCTCATCTTCAAcgttatcattattttttaatcttttccATAAGGCGTTAACTTCTTCTTGtatgatttgtttttttttgtcagcaTAGGCTGCACTATAGGCATCGAATCATCTGCGGTAAAGACTACCTAAATCAATCTTTttgttcattttaaaataatttaataaattaaaaatgttaaaacaattaaactgAGAAGACTATGACTACCACTCGGCAAAAGTCAATCGTGAAATAAACAAAGGGAATGTATTGAAGTCACTGCGCCGGCGCGTGAGGTAGCACTTGTCGAAGGTCTCGCAAACAACCGACGTGCGGAACGATAGAAAAGCGAGCGAGCACTCGCCGATGacttaaaactatttaaatcCTTACCATTCAAAATTCTCGTGAATTTGAGTGTCTCACTTGCATTACAACGCCGCTCTAGAAGTTAAATGACGTTGCATGAGAGATTATCGCGTAGCGAGAAtgctaaattattaataaatatagatCAAGttcgtaaatttttaaaatttttaattcacatCCAAACTTTGCGttttagtattttaaattttaacatgtgACGTCACAAAAGTATTGACCCCCCCATGCCCCTTGTCACACGATGTCACACTTCGGTGATACCCTCCCTCCCCATTAACGTGTGACGTACTTTATGGATGgccccaaatggatattccgtaagtgagcaccaaagtgactactgatgacagtaatagcctcctgctctgctttaggcctccgacgttcggcatcagtcgtgcgagactagccctcactactgacgctttggcactgacatgttccacttgctgcttgaagttgagtcgggcatcaagcatcacccccaaatatcgaatataagattgtgatgtgatttcttgttcgccgtctttcagcttaatggtctctaccacttttctgctggtaataagcactgcctcagtcttgtgttgcgccagttgcaggttcactgcgtccatccaccggttaacgcgctcaaaagtgagatcaaacatatggtttatcttgtcaaggtgtttggcaatGATCACTACGGCTATGTCATCTGCATAatctacgagtttgacgtttcttggcagagttagtcttaatagaccgtcatacataatattcaaCAGGAGtgggcctagaactgaaccttgtggtacaccttataacagggtaaattacccttaatcgataagtcgccagagatcgataacttttcgactagcatttgagcgcatcgatcttcgggcctagAGAGAGAGCAGGAGGGGGTATTTTTGGGGTCGTTATATAGACGAGCCATGTGTGGTGTCCGGAGAAGTAGTAAAGTGTTGGAACGAGTAACATCAAGAAGTCTAAAGAAGGAAGCGAGTATCAACCATAGAGTTTCTTCAACCAAATTTACACCAGGTATTGGACTTTGGTAATGATGAGCCTTGGGGCcatatacccggctcatcaaacacactacttctcattttatttatttaagtttggataattcaattgtttaataattttgcttaataataattaattattttaatcaatttaatttgttagctTGTGAACAATTCCTCCTGGGGATTTTACacccgaggaatgttctagacctcctGGGTTTAGGTCGTGAGTATCTAAATTGTTAATTCAgctggttaataattattaacatcttaagattggctaaattaaattcatcttttgattaatcaaatttaattaatttctgaacatcGAGAATTATTCCAATCAGCAACTCACGACTGATCAAGCTTCGGTACCCGAGGTCGAGCTTAGTACGCTGTAACGAACAACGGagtccattttgagcgcgcaaattccttgaGAATTTTGTGACgcagtaaatttacaatattaacaactggactattattataaattataacaattgaattatcatttattaatattatttgttacaaaaaagtattatttatttaatataatttattgagaatcggCTACTGAGTTTCGACGCAATTGAGATCGAATTaaccgtggataatttttcgtgaatttattttatattgagacaaattgttttattaattatttataaatcgaaaaattccacgtggtcaTTAATACATTGAACTAtcgaagactaaaattattattttataggaattatttataaaaactatttgtcagtgtggattacgtccgagtaaaaatttagttaattttataaagaacgTTCTTCGAAAGAATTTAAGTTAATGCGCAGAGTTAAGCTCGTGttaaatttggaataaaagaaGCGTCGGTTTTAAGCCGGAAATTTtaagaagtaaatttattaatcgtgAGGATAATTCATGAGTTTTATTGTAAGCTAATGACTGAacaattttagtgaaaattaacgttgtaaattttggagttaattttgtaaaattttaattagtcaaaagtaaagtagagtcagtGTGTGTGGAGAAGAGTGGGTTGTGAGTGAGTGAGTGCTACCAGCGTTCCTTCGCATACGATTAGTCTCTTTGCGAGGTGTTTCGTTGGcgtagaagccgttgtatagacgccaagtggggtacagcgGTAGTAAGGTAGCAACCACAGTATagtcgctccataagagggtactgtgggattaagtaaatttttttgtaagctcGCGGGAGGACATCGGTCTACGTTTAGTCACCGGGTCGACTACTTTCGTGAGCCGAGTTAACGAGCCTTTGCATACGATTAGTCTCTTTGCGGGGTGACAAAGCGGTAGCGTGGAGTTGAGGAGAGTAGTAATAAGTTGTAGCATTAGGTGAGTTAGTTGTAAGTGAGTATGTGTACGTGCAAGCGCACGAGTTGTTAAAttctttgttaataaattttggtaccgttgttaaataaaaatttattcattttcagaACCACCTTCCCCCAACTCTCTCTTCCCTGTAGATTAATAGAATCAGCTCTGGtatccggttccaggaaccgagaaaataatcctggtggcgccctggTAAATCTTAGAGTCAattgttgaatatattgttgttgttaaattttactaagggCCAAATGAGCGGGAATTAAAACACCCGTTACaacctccagtaatatcatactgcctcggaccgttcttcgtgtcatacttcaggaccctgttttcaaagtagcttgctacgatcttaagaaggtattctggtacattcttctcttcgagggcctgcatgatgcattcccaattggcggagttgaagaccgaagtttctgatgtctagagtcgccaccaggcaattgctcttgcactgggatccatggtgtccaaagtgccagcacttgaaacattggattGGTCTCCTCGTAGCTCTGATTCGGCAGTTGGCCCAGCCGATCCGGACTTTACCGCTTCCTGCCAATATCTTCCGCGCTGAAGCTGCTGCTAGTGTCACAAAAGCtgtctgagtacctctgtaggccttacggatcttAATTGTCCCTAGTGGTATCTCGCAGGTTTCTCCGATTACCGTTCGCAAGGCGGCCTGAATATCCTTCTTGGTTGTGGTATCGTCAAGatctcggatttcgacgtcttcctgtggtCTTTTGCAGATTACCTTCACGTCTTCTTGGAGGATTCCCGCGATGGTCTTCTGTAAGGCTTGGCCTCGGTCAGTGCTCTGCCTCGAAAGCGTAATCAGTAAGCTCCCGGTCCTAGTTCTttggatcttatccactgtagtacggaactgttcgtcagggacgtcctgctttattcACTTCAGAATCTCAGCATACTTTGCCGTCTCTgctgggcggatgatcagtgcgtccggcctgatccgtttgcgcggttttttccgcttaggatctggcctgggctccttcggcggTTGCTTCTGGAGCTTTTCTTTTGCTTGCTCTCTCTTGGACTTTCTTGACTGGACGTTTTGCCACTCATTCACCTCCTTTTTTCCGCCGTTCTGTGTTACCGCGT
Coding sequences within it:
- the LOC123258727 gene encoding uncharacterized protein LOC123258727, which produces MTYSNMANTQLDGRRMSAGHVQGRINSMANPGSTDIFLSIPTLSTATTTTSTVTTTMSSRVSDNSTVQRSSQANNELLQQSTPAGGAFQNRNQYFAPPGDRRSEEINLPPEMQRTFNRLDQATETVRRMSTEQRTINQENSLAITRLSQILEDVVHSQRDLMNRIGSRDNSVWSNSPVDFNITDCQLRGTTLAPPGQGLAGGDGTAHPSGPRNQPENNRDRTEAEQNIPLSERINFLNHRLNQLHLSQNQQQTGARGDSSFHNRDSFGRRSGHDSQGQYTGPGMALPPFQSPYQNLNRGTRYFMHERRRKDILSSLKLGNLIFPQDRMSVEEFLHAVESRAHREGWTEDEVLGSMGYILRGTPARWFDNNYQRWGSYTQFKMEFRKAFGSAMTDYQIIHDIGKLRMKPGENFTEFVLKVQQKYLTMMSPPSIEDQVTNIRNYLTDELRTLVFSRPVYSYEDLLNALHEASRCIEEAGQSCQTQETVKPQEKTKVGVIGPTVEKGSCQEEELELSGYRTPTTSYDNKYGVQVRTNQNHYRQPHRFQTPRIPRPCYNCGVPGHSFVGCENPRQDVCNNCLKIGHTRQNCPLLTIDNRRKSSLDSVNSSEQCNDPRTENERKTHLHLSLVPRRFSSFKEQQWGLVRVR